A window of Streptomyces sp. DG1A-41 contains these coding sequences:
- the glpK gene encoding glycerol kinase GlpK, translating to MTDNAEKYVAAIDQGTTSSRCIVFNQDGAIVAVDQREHRQIFPKPGWVEHDATEIWSKVQAVVAGALAKAGLRADQLSAMGITNQRETTLLWDRATGKPVHNAIVWQDTRTAALCNQLGGSDGQDRFREQTGLPLATYFSGPKAAWLLDNVPDLRARAERGEIAFGTIDSWLIWNLTGGTDGGQHVTDVTNAGRTMLMNLETLQWDSSILSAMNIPEAMLPEIRSSAEVYGTALGQLAGVPVASALGDQQAAVFGQACYDVGTAKNTYGTGSFLLLNTGNRPVPSKSGLLTTMGYKIGSEAPVYCLEGSIAITGALVQWFRDQLGIIRTADEIEPLAASVEDNGGAYIVPAFSGLFAPYWRSDARGVVTGLTRYVTKAHLARAVLEATSWQTREVVDAMYQDSGVHITTLKVDGGMTKNNLLMQHQADVLDVPVVRPKVSETTCLGAAYAAGLATGVWNDLDELKAHWQKDIEWTPSMEASVRDREHHNWRKAVERSFGWEEDGDS from the coding sequence ATGACGGACAACGCCGAGAAGTACGTCGCAGCGATCGACCAGGGCACCACCTCGAGCCGATGCATCGTCTTCAACCAGGACGGCGCCATCGTCGCCGTGGACCAGCGCGAGCACCGCCAGATCTTCCCGAAACCCGGGTGGGTGGAGCACGACGCCACCGAGATCTGGTCCAAGGTGCAGGCGGTGGTCGCCGGGGCGCTCGCCAAGGCCGGGCTGCGCGCCGACCAGCTGAGCGCTATGGGGATCACCAACCAGCGCGAGACGACCCTCCTGTGGGACCGCGCGACGGGGAAGCCGGTGCACAACGCCATCGTGTGGCAGGACACGCGGACGGCGGCGCTGTGCAACCAGCTGGGCGGCTCGGACGGGCAGGACCGTTTCCGCGAGCAGACGGGTCTGCCGCTGGCCACCTACTTCTCCGGACCCAAGGCGGCCTGGCTGCTCGACAATGTGCCCGACCTCCGGGCCCGGGCCGAACGCGGTGAGATCGCCTTCGGAACGATCGACTCCTGGCTGATCTGGAACCTCACCGGCGGCACCGACGGCGGGCAGCACGTCACCGACGTGACCAACGCCGGGCGCACCATGCTGATGAACCTGGAGACCCTCCAGTGGGACTCCTCGATCCTCTCGGCGATGAACATCCCCGAAGCCATGCTGCCGGAGATCCGGTCCTCCGCCGAGGTGTACGGCACCGCACTCGGCCAGCTCGCCGGTGTGCCCGTGGCCTCCGCGCTGGGCGACCAGCAGGCCGCCGTGTTCGGCCAGGCCTGCTACGACGTGGGCACCGCGAAGAACACGTACGGCACGGGAAGCTTCCTGCTGCTCAACACCGGCAACCGCCCGGTGCCGTCGAAGAGCGGTCTGCTGACGACGATGGGGTACAAGATCGGCAGTGAAGCGCCGGTCTACTGTCTGGAGGGGTCGATAGCCATAACGGGCGCGCTGGTCCAGTGGTTCCGCGACCAGCTCGGCATCATCCGTACCGCCGACGAGATCGAGCCCCTGGCCGCGAGCGTGGAAGACAACGGCGGCGCGTACATCGTGCCGGCGTTCTCGGGTCTGTTCGCGCCGTACTGGCGCTCCGACGCGCGTGGCGTGGTCACCGGACTGACCCGGTACGTCACGAAGGCGCACCTCGCGCGAGCGGTGCTGGAGGCGACGAGCTGGCAGACGCGCGAGGTCGTGGACGCCATGTACCAGGACTCCGGGGTGCACATCACCACCCTGAAGGTCGACGGCGGCATGACGAAGAACAACCTGCTCATGCAGCACCAGGCGGACGTGCTCGACGTACCGGTGGTGCGGCCCAAGGTCTCCGAGACGACCTGTCTGGGCGCCGCGTACGCGGCCGGTCTGGCCACCGGCGTGTGGAACGACCTGGACGAGCTCAAGGCGCACTGGCAGAAGGACATCGAGTGGACGCCGTCCATGGAAGCGTCGGTGCGGGACCGCGAGCACCACAACTGGCGCAAGGCCGTGGAGAGGAGCTTCGGCTGGGAGGAGGACGGCGACAGCTAG